One Trichoplusia ni isolate ovarian cell line Hi5 chromosome 6, tn1, whole genome shotgun sequence DNA segment encodes these proteins:
- the LOC113495306 gene encoding mpv17-like protein: protein MPGLLTKVRHLPGQFPLIRGMVSYAIIWPTCSITQEYLEHGTTIEHADWARAARFGIFGAFFMSPVFYGWMKYTSRFFKKKNLMSAITRAAIEQVSYSPLAMAYFFFGMSVLEMKPIKTCVNEVKEKLWPTYKIGVVFWPTAQTLNFYFVSEKNRIIFVSLASFVWTVYLAHMKSMDQRNAHKSTVE from the coding sequence atgccGGGGCTCCTAACGAAAGTGCGCCATCTCCCGGGGCAGTTCCCCCTGATCCGGGGCATGGTGTCGTACGCCATCATCTGGCCGACCTGCAGCATCACCCAGGAGTACCTCGAGCACGGCACCACCATCGAGCACGCGGACTGGGCGCGCGCCGCACGCTTCGGCATCTTCGGCGCCTTCTTCATGTCACCTGTCTTCTACGGCTGGATGAAATACACAAGCCGGTTCTTCAAGAAGAAGAATCTCATGTCAGCGATCACTAGAGCCGCGATCGAGCAAGTCTCGTACTCACCGCTTGCTATGGCTTACTTCTTCTTCGGGATGAGCGTCTTAGAAATGAAACCGATAAAGACCTGCGTGAATGAGGTGAAGGAGAAGTTGTGGCCGACGTACAAGATCGGCGTGGTGTTCTGGCCGACGGCGCAGACGCTGAACTTCTACTTTGTGTCGGAGAAAAACAGGATTATATTTGTAAGTCTCGCGAGTTTCGTGTGGACTGTCTACCTGGCGCATATGAAGTCCATGGACCAGCGAAATGCTCACAAGTCGACAGTTGAATGA
- the LOC113495036 gene encoding homeobox protein Hox-D3-like: MESYEQNNEVSTSYNNNSMKHNYNDCKNDFYQYVDITYLDKEKQIENKDYYDQKNFRVKLEDGQINQNLTTPFSVKDILNINQPNFNFERNEAWKYTERDRRGYDYEPVYQGQAYCPPEYLAQVYPNVPVPSNIEPYWNQDVYHENKIDEYYSYNPYCHNFYHQNYEQYSEVAPGPHLPAEPSLKDDGTVKDVSIPNSLPGQKRVAGKICSPMTNEIVVDNGSTICRKNSKTPTCENKQERKDKSAKRKPRILFSQTQVHALEVRFRNQRYLTAPEREQLAVTLNLSPTQVKIWFQNRRYKSKRIKSPEVSTSTDAKPSKTLNGRKMFKAETKDAQSAPSYEGYKDRCDHEKPFANDLSSSLYFDDSLAYDQSDKYYTKQLHTVGTTSDVLYPTENVISNICSDEPEMKKYFPLNYVC, encoded by the exons ATGGAGAGTTACGAACAAAACAACGAAGTTTCAACATCCTATAACAATAATAGCATGAAACACAATTACAACGACTGCAAAAACGACTTCTATCAATACGTGGACATCACTTACTTGGATAAGGAGAAACAGATTGAAAATAAGGATTATTACGATCAGAAAAACTTTAGAGTGAAGCTAGAAGATGGGCAGATCAACCAGAATCTAACGACGCCGTTTTCTGTGAAGGATATACTCAATATAAATCAGCCGAACTTTAATTTCGAGAGAAACGAAGCTTGGAAGTACACCGAGAGGGACCGAAGAGGTTACGACTACGAACCGGTGTACCAAGGGCAGGCATACTGTCCACCGGAGTACCTCGCGCAAGTATACCCTAACGTTCCGGTCCCGTCGAACATTGAACCTTATTGGAACCAGGATGTGTATCACGAGAATAAAATAGACGAGTACTACAGCTACAACCCTTACTGCCATAACTTCTATCATCAGAACTATGAACAGTATAGTGAAGTGGCCCCTGGACCCCACCTACCTGCTGAACCTTCGTTGAAAGATGATGGTACGGTTAAAGATGTATCTATTCCTAATTCATTGCCTGGACAGAAAAGAGTTGCTGGGAAGATTTGTTCGCCGATGACAAATGAGATTGTTGTTGATAATGGTTCGACGATTTGTAGAAAGAATTCAA AAACGCCAACCtgtgaaaacaaacaagaaagaaaaGACAAGAGCGCGAAAAGAAAACCAAGGATCCTGTTCTCGCAAACTCAAGTCCACGCCTTGGAGGTCCGCTTCAGAAACCAGCGGTACTTAACAGCACCGGAGAGAGAGCAACTAGCCGTGACCCTGAACCTGTCTCCAACACAAGTGAAGATCTGGTTCCAAAACCGAAGGTACAAGAGCAAACGGATAAAGTCCCCAGAGGTATCCACATCTACTGACGCGAAACCAAGTAAAACTTTGAATGGAAGAAAGATGTTTAAAGCAGAAACAAAGGATGCTCAATCAGCCCCAAGTTACGAAGGTTATAAGGATCGGTGTGATCACGAAAAGCCGTTTGCGAACGACCTGAGTTCTTCTCTATACTTCGACGATAGCTTAGCTTATGATCAGTCAGACAAGTATTATACCAAACAGCTACATACTGTAGGCACAACTTCAGATGTACTTTATCCTactgaaaatgtaatttcaaacaTTTGTAGTGATGAACCggaaatgaaaaagtattttccttTGAACTAtgtttgttga